Below is a genomic region from Triticum dicoccoides isolate Atlit2015 ecotype Zavitan chromosome 5A, WEW_v2.0, whole genome shotgun sequence.
ggggacgagcgatggtctttttctaccaatctatccccctaggagcatgcgcatagtgcttggttttgatgatttgtagatttttgcaataagtatgtgaattctttatgactaatgtttgagtccatggattatacgcactctcacccttccatcattgctagcctcttcggtaccgtgcattgccctttctcacctcgagagttggtgcaaactatgccggtgcatccaaaccccgtgatatgatacgctctttcacacataaacctccttatatcttcctcaaaacagccaccatacctacctattatggcatttccatagacattccgagatatattgccatgcaactttccactattccgttttttatgacacgctccatcaatgtcatattgccttgcatgatcatgtagttgacatcgtatttatggcaaagccaccgctcataatttttatacatgtcactcttgaatcactgcacatcccggtacaccgccggaggcattcatatagagtcatatttgttctagtatcgagttgtaatttttgagttgtaaataaatataagtgtaatgatcatcattattagagcattgtcctgtgaggaaataaaaaaaagagaaaggccaaataaaaaaagagaaggcccaaaaaaagaaaaaaaaaagagaaggggcaatgttactatcatttttccacacttgtgcttcaaagaagcaccatgatcttcatgatagagagtctcttattttgtcacttttatatactagtgagaattttcattatagaacttggcttgtatattccaacaatgggcttcctcaaaatgccctaggtcttcgtgagcaagcaagttggatgcacacccacttagtttcttttgttgagctttcgtacatttatagctctagtgcatctgttgcatggcaatccctactcctcacattgacatcaattgatgggcatctccatagccattgattagccgcgtcaatgtgagactttctccttttttgtcttctccacacaacctccatcatcatattctattccacccatagtgctatgtccatggctcgtgctcttgtattgcgtgaaagttgaaaaagtctgagaatactaaagtatgaaacaattgcttggcttgtcatcggggttgtgcatgatggaagaattttgtgtgacgaaaatgaagcatggccaaactatatgattttgtagggatgagctttctttggctatgttattttgagaagacataattgcttggttagtatgcttgaagtattattgtttttatgtcaatattaaacttttgtcttgaatctttcggatctgaatatccatgccacaataaagaaaattacattgagaattatgttaggtagcattccacatcaaaaattctgtttttatcatttacctactcaaagacgagcatgaattaagcttggggatgcttgatacgtctccaatgtatctataatttttaattgttccatgctattatattatctgttttggatgtttaatgggctttaatatgcacttttatattatttttggaactaacctattaaccaaaggcccagtgcaaattgctgtttttttgcctatttcagtgtttcacagaaaaggaatatcaaatggaatccaaacggaacgaaaccttcgcgaggatctttcttggaacaaacgcaacccaggagacttagagtacaagtctggaagtccgcgaagcttccacgaggcaggggcgcgcccagggggtgtaggcgcgccccaccctcgtgggcctcacgaagctccaccgacgtacttctttcgcctatatatacccatgtaccctaaaaacatccaggagagccacgaaaccactttcccaccgctgtaaccttctgtccccgtgagatcccatcttgaggccttttccggcgatatgtcggagggggatttgatcacggagggcttctacatcaacatcatagcctcttcgatgatgtgtgagtagtttaccacagaccttcgggtccatagttattagctagatggcttcttctctctctttggttctcaatacaaagttctcctcgatgttcttggagatctattcgatgtaatactcttttgcggtgtgttttccgagatcatatgaattgtgggcttatgaatttgattatctatgaatattatttggttcttatctgaattcttatatgcatgatttgatatctttgcaagtctcttcgaattatcggtttagtttggcctactagattgatctttcttacaattggagaagtgcttagttttgggttcaatcttgcggtgtcctttctcagtgacagtaggggcagcaaggcacgtattgtattgttgccatcgtggataaaaaatggggtttatatcatattgcttgagtttatccctctacatcatgtcatcttgcctaatgcgttactccgttcttatgaacttaatactctagatgcgtgctggatagcggtcgatgtgtggagtaatagtagtagatgcagaatcgtttcggtctacttgacatggacgtgatgtctatattcatgatcattgccttagatatcatcataactatgcacttttctatcaattgctcggaagtAATTTATTCACCAactgtaatatatgctatcatgagataagccagtagtgaaacctatggcccccgggtctactttacatcatataagtttccgatctatagttctagtttactatttattttgcaatctttattttccaatctatacaacaaaaataccaaaatattaatctttatcagatctcactttcgtaagtgactatgaagggattgacaacccctttatcgcgttggttgcgaggttcttgatgtttgtgcaggtactaggtgacttgcgtgtagtctcctactggattgatatattggttctcaaaaactgagggaaatacttacgctactttgctgcatcaccctttcctcttcaaaggaaaaccaaggcatgctcaagaggtagcaagccgcCGCATTGCGGTCAATTTGATGTCGCATCAGGGTGCCGCCGCACCTCCGCAGGCGAGGTCGCCTCTGCTTAGAgtgcccgccgccgcgccgctgggTCCCGCGGCACCCCAGCACCCTCCACTCGCAGAGCCGTCCAACACCGGTCGAGAGACAAGTGGAGAGGGAGCAGGTCCCGCCGCCACCCACGCcggccgggctttgcccggcggcgcctcacggtggcggcgggggaggggagaagggaggcggcggctagggttgcccCCAGTCGCTCGCGGGAGCGACCCGGGAGGAAGGGAAGGGGGGTTGGTTCTCAATTTGGGGTTTTCGTTCAGAACCAGCCTTATTACACGAGATTTCTTTTATGAAGGCTATTGCTGACATGGAGCTGGTATACAGCCAGTAGTTGGGACTTCTATTAGCCATGCTCTTAGCTCGTTTTCCTATATAGTGTAGTTAATGCATTGATCTGATGTGCTAGTCTCTATTTTTTATTCTTTTCCTTCTCTCTGCAACTAGAGAACATGTTTGAGATGCAAATATGATCCCTAAACCAACTAAATGTAATATGATAAAGGTGATACAGCTCTCGGATATCCCTACACCCTttatgaacagtaaattcgaaaaaaatctgaaactttgtgaCATCAAATATGTTCAAACGTTTCAGGTGCTTGGAAATTTTAACAACGAAATATCATATAGAGAAAGGTGTACACATGAGAAACAGATATTTGTGCTTAAAGTGCTCAAAGTTTTGAGCACTAGTTGTTTTCTGGTGTAGAGCTCCTTGAATGTTTTTTCTGCACGAAAACTTGCAAGTACCtataaagtttgaacatatttgatgtcgcaaagtttcagatttttttttattttctgtattttttgaatttactgctAATAAAGAGTGTAGGGACGAACCTTGGAGTTAAAAAACCACTATATGATTGATTACGTGTGGTGGTTGTCTCCAAAAACTTTCCACTATATATGATTGATTTATGTGTTAAGAGACAATGCATTGGATGTGCCTTTATAGTTTAGACATGCATTGATCCATGTTCTTAGTCAACCTAATTAGAGTACTTAATTTCccgcaaaataataataattagaGTGCTTAATTGGACTTTTGTATGAAGGGTGGGTGTATTGAAAGTTGTTTTCTGTGAAAAAGTTGGACTTTCAGTTTGGACAAGTGGTTAAAAGCTCGCGCAACCAGGCAGCTTAAGCTTTCATCCGTTTAAAATAATGTGCAAAGTCCCCAGCAAAAGGAAAATATAGAAAGTAGGCTGCCTACTAGATCACCAACCGTACCCCCTAGCAGCCTAGCTAGTACTCTTCCCAACCATCTGCAACAAGTTTGAACCAACTCAACCATCCTGCCTGACACCGCATGCAGCGCTCTCGTCATACTAAATCCTAACATGTTGGCGCGTGAACGACGCACGTGTGCAGCTATATAGCCCCTGCACCGCACCTGTCCGATCTCAAGTAGCCACAAGTGATCGGAGGCGCGTAGCTTGCGCAATGTCGTTAGCCATGGAAGTCGAGGCCATCGGCCAAGAAACCATCGGCGCAATCACGATGATCGAGGACGGCGACGATGACGAGGTGCTGACTAGCGACGACGGGGGCAGCTACAGTCACGGAGAGATGATGGTcaccgacgacgacgaggagctgtTCGAGCTCGACATCACCTTCCTCCGCGGCGACAACGAGCACGGCCAAGACCGACACGATACGCACGGCGCTGGTGATGGCGCCCATGCCCTGATGGCCAACTGCCTGCTGCCAGTGAGCTCGGTCAGCATGGCGGTGCCGGTCACGGACAGCAACACCGTCTCATCCTACTATGCCTTCTCCACGTACAGCAGCTCGAGGAAGTCCGGCATCAGCGGCGGTGGCAAGAGGAGGCTTGGGCGAGCAGCTGCTGACGGCCGCAATTCCACTTGGGCGAGGTTTCGCCTCTCGAGCAGGGGATTCGCAACCATGGGGAATTTTCAGAGATAGCAGCTCCGTGTATGCGCGAAGGAAAGGTCAGATGTAAATGTGAAATAGCACAGACCATGTGAAGAAATAGAACCTCAGAGTATGCGCGAAGGAAAGGTCAGATGTAAATGTGAAATAGCACAGACCATGTGAAGAAATAGAACCTCGGATGTAAAAGTCAGATGTAACTGTTGTGTTCAGATTTCAGAAACGTGATTGTAAAACAAAGGGCACCATTAGTGTTGGGACAATCCCCGGACCAGCTCGCCGCTCATCTCCTCTTTCACTCGCTTAGACAAAGGTGAAAGGAGAAATATACTGGACACAAGTTTTTCCGGCGCACAAACACCTCACCGCACGAACGGCCTAATCTTTACTGGGCACAAACTGACCTTGGCACATACCGACGTGGTGGCACAAACCACCGCTGAgaacgcacgcgcacacacacgacTACATCACTAACCACTTGTCGACGTCGCGGCCCTCAACTCTGCTTAAATAGCCTGACCCACGCACCCAGGGCCAGCGGTCACACACCGCACTAACTCACGCACGACGCATACCGGCCGCTAACCAGCTAACTACATGTACGCCCACGCACACGCACGTACGTCTCTATGCAAGCAACGCACCGGCCAAGCAACACAGCTACTTGTTTCGGTTTGCGCTCAACTAGACTTAACCACACACAGCGTCGGCTAACTAACTAATCTAATCTAGCTAATAACCTTACTTGTCAAGATTACTACTAACAATTGGAACCAGGACCAGACACGGAAACTAGAAACTTGTGGGCAGCTCATGAAGGGAGGGCTTTTCTTGAAGAGGTGAAGATGAACCCTTAACTGGATGATGAAGTTCATGTGATCACATTCCTTCTGCAATGCTAGGGTTGGTGAATTTAGTTGTTTTGTAATAACCCTGAGATGTTTTCAATTATTACTTTCCGGAATTTAGAGCATCTAGCCGGATCTCTTAAACATGTCTCATACGTCCGGACAGGCTGCCTGGTCACTCACCGGTCACATTTTTTCCACTCGGAGGGACGCCTCAAAagggcctcaaacgcccgggctgacctgcacccccatatccagcccaaataggcGGAGGATATAGGGGCTCCCGGGCACGCATGCCACGTCGGACCTGGCCCATgctggcccacccgaccccacTTATATTCGTCCCCATCCTCTCGCCggagcaaaccctagccacttcattCCACTCCCCTCCACTCCCCTCCGTCACCCGAGCTCACCTCCGGTGGTTTTCGTCCTTCTCCGCCATGGCAGGCAGTGGATCAGACTCTGACCAGTCTGGATCCGTCGATTGGGGTGTCATCCCGTgtgggttggaggaggcaatggtAGTTCGCATTGCACTATGCCGCTCCCGGGAGGACAGCGCCCGAACGACGGACGGGTCCGTCTGCCACAACGCCATAGCTCGGCTCATTGGGCGCTCGGGGTTCTCTGGTGCTGGATCCTCGCGGTCCCAGCCGGAACACATGTCCTTCCCTATCACCGGTCGGGCAGAGTATGAGTCCCACCGGGAACGGGTGGTCCgccgtgggaaggagaggataagggccgcCGAGGCTCGTATCGCGGCGAAAATGGCGGCGACGAAGGAGGCTGATGCGACGGTGCGGGCGgccgcagaggaggaagccatTCGTGCCCTCATCCGAGAGCTAAATCGGGCGGTCCGTGCCATGGCCGGACAGCCaccgaaggaggagaaggagggcaACGACGACGAGGACACCTCTGGCGACGAGCAGATCCGGCTCGATCTGTACTGCGTCTTCGGCCGGTACTTCCGCGAGAAGGACGACAAGGGCACCGGGAAGGGCAAGGCAGCCATGGATGAACTCCACCATAGCTaaacttgccaaattttggtaGTCCGATGGCATGTTTAGTGTAGCGTGATGAAGTAGCCGGACGATGTGtaacatccaaattttcaatttggatgttatacataggtcatcatatgcatctcaTATTTTACTTGCATTTTTGGTTGTGatgctagaaatcttaagcaactcaaggacccaaggagagactcggagatttcataaattttcatatttgaatttttctcaaatttgaaaagaggatcattttaattttaataatttcctctccaattatttccaatatttaaTTTTAaaaagagaagataatatgacttcttaaaaaggagaggaatattggagaaaaatatgaaaatcaaattatattttatttgctattttatttgaattagaaaaatatgtatttttgaaaattgcatttttaggctagaaaaatgttcattttgTTCTAAATATTAGATTGAGACGGTGAAAATTATTTTTCGCATTTTTTAGAAATTTTTTTATATTTAATTAGGATTTTCTTCAGGCgatattttatttaaaaaaaacttcgcccgactgggccgaagaccCAGCCGGCTCACGCGTGCCACCGCCTTCCCGAGCCGTGGCCGAGGCGGACTCACCGGAGTCCGGCGCCGCCACACCGCCCGCGTCGCACCCTGCCCAAGTTGGAGCCCCCCCGACCCCTTTATATGTCGCACCGCCCCGCCGCCACCTCtccaccccgccgccgcagcccgcctccACCACAACCGAGCCGCACCACCGCCGCAGCTTGCGCCCGCGTCGCCCGccgcctgatagaggcgagggtgtctcgatctttcgatgagatgataactatcgatttggtggagacgactttgacgatctgactacaaacgtgcacgacgttgcgccttagcaatcgctaaaccaactccgagaggttattgaccacgccggagcacaatcaacctgaccacgaaggtctattcctacacgcaatcgaaaaacgagcaagaatatgatagaagcaatctgaatattgcgaatatatatgaagtattgataatggtggggatccgtaagcggtcttggtctggtcgttggacacaaacgaagtacacaaagttgcaatgggtAACTTTTAACTAAGCAAATTccaaagaaaaagctactagatggatctacttatataggagcaaggggtggcggccaaagaggtgggaggacgtcccaaggcagcctaaaactaaccctaggtcgtacaaggcccatgggcccaagtggaggtgatgcaacacctttggacttgttgtttgactccgattctgctgcagcgtcagattgtttcgttgatatctcaacgctccggccgaatttgaaggtgaatccaattgcgttggaaagagcacgaaatatactttccaacaaaaaaagaatcacccaattcggagtccgtatgaaaaagttgttggcgttttgagtcaggtatctctgtgcagtccgaatctgaatccagaacgtgagagacttggactctatcttctcttggcccaaaagtgacatgagagaactttttgaacagaacctaaacttctcatttttccttatcttcatatggggattgtacaaatgtcccatacacctgcaattagacaaaacacaaaagtgtatgaagtatttttgttctggataacataaatagattattgaatagtttgcactagaaatcacctgacaaatatgcctgtatgcaatatttttggtcgtatccgagGTAGTTATGTCCTCATCACCGCCCCGCCTTGACAGAGTCATGCAGCCGCCTGCCGGATCTCGCTGTCGGTCAACCCCGGCTAAACGGtataaaccgttcggttttttaggTTTACGATTTTTTCCGGTTTTCGATTTAGGCCGGTTAGATTGGTTCTTTTCGAGTTCGCTAATTAGCGAACGTTCGTCCGAACGTTTCTGTTAGTGAACGTATTCGTTCATTTGTCcctgataacgaacgttcgttccgtagttttttctttttattttattttcgaccAGGGACCTATTCAAGATTATTTTTATCGTAGATTAGCCCCTGATTTTCAAACCTCCGCAACTTTTTGCTCGctcatccaaatccagtgaaaccaacgccaaattctTTATCTCGGACCCCTCTTTCcaattaaccaacttgaacatggttttgacaatataaaatttggttgcaagcagatttgattttgaacttcttttgatcgtagtttgtgtttcgtagctccgattcatttgattctttttgcaaatcgaaactCATCACTTGTACTTTTAGTTTGGATCTTTTCATTCGAGTTTTATCCTCGCATATATTTCTTGAGTGCTTATGAatgttattgtttgtttacgatagagtttccggagtgcgaaccgtgctactacgagtcactagggtttttagatcatcagcaaggcaagtaacactttgaacatatcccttattacctagtttttatgcattagtctcaaccatcaaatattgcatgagtaggatctgcttaaacatgtgggtattgggaagtagttgttgatgtagtacctattgcccttttgtacaaaccttgggagttactacgttacacttattatactttgctatgctatgctcgtagacgtggtttggtttgagtgattcatgacagttgtgagtatcattatgaactaagggtttacttaaggttgctactttaacacacatctgggtggattggtttgtgggcacctggggaaatccagtgttgtccaaaggAGAATCCCGGGAcatccgtgtgatttttcctattgttcgccagccaggctcaaagggatcattatgttattcatgctggaaacttccttttgcagccacaagccattatgggctctgcatatttgagtaagttgtgggaatcctttccatgatgggctagcagatgtaggggattgtaggtgtaccggcctatctatcggttaaggggacctcttcggaaagactgtgtctcgatcatccatttcacaaacaccatgcagtgtgagaaacacaatggaggagatcgagtcttgtggggaaaagtgcgcaaacctctgcagagtgtataaactaatcatggttagccgtgtccccggttatggacatcttgagtatctggtgcttgaaatattatgttgatctcatcactttacttaattaacttgttgggttaatgattattaattttgggattgagatgggattaccattctcaatgttttcaacaaactttgtagttaaataaaatatattcctttgttgtaaggAAAAACTTGCTTTCTGCAAAAATATAaccctagagcctccaccagccaaatatgcatatagttatagctattacatgttaATTGCTCTATGTTGTTATTTTCCCAGCATAtttcatgtgttgacccgtttcgggctgcaacgtattatgttgctgacttttcagacgaagagtaatgtgtgctaggtcgttgtcgtgcactcagctatgccattggagttgatggactgatTTACCTtcaaagccttccgctgttatcttcattagatggccttcagccatattattgtaataagttctcttttgagacattcgatgtaataagtgtatgatttaactttgttataaatccttgagtattgtgtgtgtcagcattaccgatccagggatgacacttatgcacagagatttgaccgtctaaggtcagatcgctacaagatggtatcagagcacacgctgactgtaggacacggtcactaagataagccataggaccctcttctctactcatttccgactcttctccactttctactctatagatggcggacccaaggaacaagttttctcaaccggatgaagatacaccttttggatgacacttgaaggaggccactaggtacctgaacatcgaaaTACCgagcttcactgggacctacactgccactctaccggaagaagagcgctggacagTTCGAGTACATGTTCCAAGAACGACTTTCACGCCAGTtacggagcccatagagttttcctttgatgcaccaaccaggagtctaggaaagagcatggcagctcacatcgccatgggatgcatcagtgaagtataccacaaggatcttaaggacaccatctaccagatatgtggacgccgagatgagcaatgggagatgatctgcaccaggagggacaagtccattgtAGCCTACATTcaagagttaaaccaacacattcgtcgtcaggagaaccagatgtgcgccagcatgatagacctgaagaaagtGATgcccaggaacatggagctagaagaagaGCTCAAGTATACACTcaatggatatgaagaggaaattgcagtactactggagaagaatgaagacctgaagaagaagctaggaatattcatgggagaccctgcgccaggaggtgACGACCATCCCAAAGaccacatcatcatcgacgacaccgactccgaccccgacagtgatgatgactatgaagacgaagctggagcagatatcatggagtcttcttccaatcaaaatttctagttgaccaccatattaTGAATAGTATTCCTCCATGTATATAGAATAGTTCGAGTATTCTGTAACGGTAGCTagctcgattgtatgcccttgtttgaattgagtggtgtgattaTGAttgtgtgtttgtctcatgtgcatatgggtagtgattttatccttagacctcactctattctaatctctcccctctaaacctatcagatgcctccgaggcgtgaccccagatttgtcttcccaccagagcttactcagttgatccaacagtagaatgccttgatgcaactactagtccagaaccaaggcaacaacaacaacaataacaacccaccgccaccacccccagttgacaacttagcccgttttctgaggttgaatccgccggtgttttccagtagcaccgagctgattgttgccgatgactggctccgcgggattggaagggagctgaccaccgcaggttgcatagatgccgagaaggtgcgttttgtcgcacaccaactggatggacccgcagcctcatggtgggagaattacacaaccacttttcccatagccaatgtcacatgggatcaatttcagcaagctttccgcatagCCCATGTCTCTACAGGAGCAatgaatatgaagaagcgtgagtttcgcaacttacgccagggaaatcgtactgtggggcagtacatggatgtgtttagcaagttagctcgctatgccccagatgatatggccacagatgtcgcgaagtaggagaagtttatggaagggctgaatgatgagatcagtatgcagttgatggtggcaacatttaataacca
It encodes:
- the LOC119297673 gene encoding uncharacterized protein LOC119297673 — protein: MSLAMEVEAIGQETIGAITMIEDGDDDEVLTSDDGGSYSHGEMMVTDDDEELFELDITFLRGDNEHGQDRHDTHGAGDGAHALMANCLLPVSSVSMAVPVTDSNTVSSYYAFSTYSSSRKSGISGGGKRRLGRAAADGRNSTWARFRLSSRGFATMGNFQR